In a single window of the Chondrocystis sp. NIES-4102 genome:
- a CDS encoding O-antigen polymerase, producing the protein MTTINHHQVNPRKITWIDYYQGFLSVAAILVFFTKIDVYLHTRGLGIPLLWLIGFTFAASPLFLTIGNRLKYIPIPVIVWVTGYLALPLISILILPQIPDLQFFEDQIRTMVFLLVMLIIFSQRLIFLKWVKITILLVTIFNTVAFLYEFVNPLAFYVLQVSPGRSSGFYEDSNTAGCIIILGMIISIDLIKPKYRLIFASFLFLGIATTFSRGAILGWFVVVLLFMKNEIIPRRQIILLFLSMFVTITILSSQLNNLSNIKTADGTDLFNDDSLERVEFLINPLGQKDDSSASRKGHVEEAWHKFAMKPFIGNGLGTGGSEVFRTSDGQPQRSHNIYLDQMVEYGFLGSLIYPFLILACVWKAEGEHRKYSLPFIAFALLWGIFSHTTMESFCLLVYYAVMANLTQQSRLGNF; encoded by the coding sequence ATGACTACAATTAATCACCATCAAGTTAATCCCAGAAAAATCACTTGGATTGATTACTATCAAGGATTTTTATCTGTAGCTGCCATATTAGTTTTTTTTACCAAAATAGATGTATATTTACACACAAGAGGTTTGGGAATTCCTCTACTATGGTTAATTGGTTTTACATTTGCTGCATCTCCTTTATTTCTTACCATAGGTAACCGCTTAAAATATATTCCCATCCCTGTCATAGTTTGGGTGACGGGATATTTAGCACTACCGTTAATTTCAATTTTAATTTTGCCTCAAATTCCTGATTTACAATTTTTTGAGGATCAAATTAGAACTATGGTATTTTTGTTAGTAATGCTAATAATTTTTTCCCAACGTCTTATATTTTTAAAATGGGTAAAAATAACAATTTTACTAGTTACTATCTTCAATACAGTAGCTTTTTTATATGAGTTTGTTAACCCCTTAGCTTTTTATGTATTACAAGTATCTCCTGGTAGATCATCTGGATTTTATGAAGATTCTAATACCGCAGGTTGTATTATAATTTTAGGGATGATTATTAGTATTGATTTAATCAAGCCTAAATACCGTTTAATTTTCGCCTCATTTCTATTTTTAGGAATTGCTACTACTTTTTCCCGTGGTGCAATACTTGGCTGGTTTGTAGTTGTCTTATTATTTATGAAAAATGAGATTATCCCTAGAAGGCAAATAATACTTTTATTCCTGTCAATGTTTGTGACAATTACTATTTTATCTAGTCAACTAAATAATCTTTCTAATATTAAAACTGCCGATGGGACAGATTTATTTAACGATGATTCATTAGAACGAGTTGAATTTTTAATTAATCCTTTAGGACAAAAAGATGATTCTAGTGCTTCGCGTAAAGGACACGTAGAAGAAGCTTGGCATAAATTTGCTATGAAACCTTTTATTGGTAATGGATTAGGAACAGGAGGCAGTGAGGTATTTCGTACCTCTGATGGACAACCACAAAGAAGCCATAATATTTATTTAGATCAAATGGTGGAGTATGGATTTTTAGGAAGTCTTATTTATCCTTTTTTAATATTAGCTTGTGTTTGGAAAGCTGAAGGTGAACACAGAAAATATAGTCTTCCTTTTATAGCATTTGCATTATTATGGGGAATTTTTAGTCATACGACTATGGAGTCTTTCTGCCTTTTGGTTTATTATGCGGTCATGGCAAATTTAACTCAGCAAAGTCGCTTAGGAAATTTTTAA